The Acanthochromis polyacanthus isolate Apoly-LR-REF ecotype Palm Island chromosome 16, KAUST_Apoly_ChrSc, whole genome shotgun sequence genome segment ggtcatttagaaatgtccttatttttgcaagaaaagtttttttccaaagaagACAACATTTAATGATTCTGAAATCccatctagacattgttaatgtggtgaatgactattctagctttGCAAGGCAGGATTAGTTTCTTACATTTGTTACATTATAAACTGAGTTCTGAATCATTATGTTTGAGGCTTTCTGTGGTACACTGCATTTTCAAGTATATGTAAATGCTAAGCCATGATGTTGATTACTTATTTCACTCATAATGCCCAGCATATAGAAAGCACGTAATGGACATGTTAAAAAGTAGGGATGTGAttttttccgcgaattcgcggaattccgcttttttttcagggatgggaatttaccgcggatttccgccgatttcatttcaagtttgaagacTTTATTGTCCTGATAttcccgcgagatggtaacgacgttaacgatagcttgttaacgacgattgtaaacggcccagcgattggaagtcgctgcgccgccgccgcACCCCCCACTCCCCACtccccccgtcaacaactttccgctagaatcagaacttgctgatcccaatCCTGTAAAAAGGTAAACAAAAAACCCTTAGATTTATTGCCAtttacagtccctgacaaaagtcccGTCCCTTATCCAAATTGTAATAGTAGCAAATAACAAATAACAACCTGACTTGCAGTTGATCAGTTGGAATCAAAAATGGTTCATATGAAAGGTGGGGCTCTCTAGATTATGCTTATCATATCAGAATAAAGTTTTGTATCTTTCACTGAGTCTCATTATTTAATTAGGCCAGAAAGATCAGATTTTGCTTGGACGAAAGTCTTGTTGCAcgcaaaaataatttaaaaattattcaTATACTTTATTTTGAATACACAAACATGCTACAATAATATCACAACATAAAGTCATGATGGCttgcaaaaaataatgaatatcgTGTATGACTCCCATGAGCTTGGAGGACTGCATCCACACATCTTGCAAgtgactcaaataacttattgatGAAGTCATCTGGAATGGCAAAGAAAGCAGTTTTGCAGAACTTCCAGAGTTCATGAAGTTTCTTCGGTATCCAAGCCTCCTCCTTCACCTTACCCCAGACATGCTGAATGATGTTCGTGTCTGGTGACTGGGCTGGCCAATCCTAGAGCACCTGGgccttctttgctttcaggaagTTCAATGTGGAGGCTGAAATATGAGAAGGAACGCCATCCGGCCGCAGAATTTGCCCTTTGCGGTGGTATGTTCTGTAGTGGACAGAAAGAATTTCTTGATAGTTGAGGCTGTTGATGTTGCCATCCACTCTGCAGGCCTCTCGCATACACCCATACTGTATGTAATCCCAAACCCTGATTTTTCCTCCaccaaacttgactgttttctggGTGAATCTTGAGCCAATGCGAGTTCCAACAGGTCTTCTGCAGCATTTGCGTCGATTGTGATGCAGTTCAATGGAtaattcatcagaaaaatcaaccttctgccacttttccATTGTCCATCCTTTCTGCAAGGTGTGGGCATTGACAAATGCAACacgatttttttgttgtcttctgtttaatgttGGTTTCTGTACACTAATTCGGCAATGGAGACCACTTTGTGAGAGAACTGAGAAACTTTTGTTGTAGATATCATATTTTCTTATCCTCTCCAGTTGACATTTATACATTAAAGATGTCTGCcagctcagcagcagacttggtcttCAGGCTCTTGATGATTAGCACTTTGGCCTGTGGTTGAATCTTTGACATGTTGTCAGAGGTCAGGTTGCttttatacacacctgggaatgtgttaattacagtatttgtcacaggtgaaGCTCTACTCTGTGACAAAAACAGATGTTCTTGGCTTTACCAAGCTGTGAGCGTCAAGACACTTTTTTACACAAATTGCAACATTCATCTGCAGGGTTAATTGTCTTTAACCTCACTCTGtatcattgatttttttccctccatatCCTTTAACCTGATGCTCCCTCCTACAGAGATCCTTGTGATTGTTGGAAATTGTGTGGTCTGACTTTACCAGTTTATCAATGATAACATCATCGGATTATTCAGCCCTCTCAGTTTTATTGATTTGGCTCAACCTTTATGTCCAAATGTATAAATATCCCGAGTCACATagctatttttctgttttatttcaatgttttgtCATCCTCACTCAAAGCAAAATTGTGTAACAAGGTATTTTTAACCTGTTGTAATACTTCTGTTGCAATCTTGTGTTTGACAATCTGACCCAATATCCTGGCTTTGAGTGTTGGACATCATTGTCTTTTCTCTCATAGGCGCTGATGAATGTCAACTCCCGACTGAGGGAGCTCTACCCAGACAGCGAGGAGCTGTTTGACGTTATCTTAATGACTAACAACCCTGCCCAAGTTGGAGTGCGCCTCATAAACAGCATCAATCATTATGGTATGCTGTATCCTTAACAACCAAACACTGTTAATTTTTAGTGTGGCACTGAATACATCTGCTACAGCGAAACACATATTCACAAACGGCATTTAATCTCATTATTACAGACTTGAAATGAAGAAGTAGCTCAGTTAGAAAAGGACTTCTTTATTCACGTATTTCCAACTTTCAGATTTGACCATAGAGAGATTCTGTATGACGGGAGGACAAAGCCCCATCGGTTACCTGGAGGCTTACATGACAAATCTTTACCTCTCCAAAGATTCAGACAAAGTCACAGAGGCCATAGAGGCAGGTAAGCAATGCTGCTGTTATATTACAACCAAAACTTCTATCACACAGGTTGTTTATGCACTTCTGCTATTTATACACTTGTTGACTTTGCATGGAACTGTTTTACGCTTTTTAGGGAAATCTCAACCTCATATTGAGCCGCAAGAATGAGATGGTTGATGAAAGCATGTGATTTATGGTTCCATGTCatctaaataaacacaaacatatattGTAAAGTGTGAAGCATAAACAAATTGTTACTGCAATCAATTGATCACTGGAAAGCTAAACAGCAAAGAGCTTTGGTTAAAATCATTCTTTATTAAGCAAAAATGGGAAATTTCTTAAGTAGCTTCTTAAATATAAAGAATGACTGGTTTTtctctgggctgcacagtggagtagtggttagcacttttgtcttgcagcaagaagatccccggttcaaatcccggcctgggatctttctgcatgaagtttgcatgttctccctgtgcatgcgtgggttttctccgggcactccagcttcctcccacagtccaaaaatatgctgaggttaattggtttcTCCAAATTGCCCAGAGTGAGtgcgattgtttgtctgtatatgtagctctgtaacagactggcgacctgtccagggtgtcccctgccttcacccgagtcacctgggataggctccagcaccccccgcgaccctagtgaggataaagcggtgtatagagaatcaGGGATGGATGGTTTTTGTCTGATTTACACTACTAAGCTTcaagtcacttagaaatatccttattttagaaagaaaagcatttttttcagtgaagataacatttaatgaatcagaaatacagtctagccactgctaatgtggtaaatgactattgtagctggaaacggctgatttttaacggaatatctacataggggtacagaggaacattttcagtaaccatcactcctgtgttctaatggaaCGTTGTattagctaatgatgttgaaaggctgattgatgatgaGAAAATTCTTGTTCAGATATGTtcgcacatgaataaaagtgtgagttttcatggaaaatgtgaaattgtctgggtgaccccaaacttatgAATGGTAATGTATAAGTGTGTTTAAACTGAGTGTATTTGAATTttaggcagtttttttttttttacaaaacaaagtGAATGAATTGggattttcagtattttatatatattatggtACACAGTTGAAGTATTATCCAATTATCACGAATGATAAAGAATAAAACATACACATGAATTGGTAACGAGAATCATCATTACAAGCAGCCCTACTCATGTTTGTTGTCACAAGTAGACATTCAAGAATGAGTCTGTGGAGTGCCTAAGACCACAGATGTCTGCATGTCTGTGATGCACGCTGCTTTACATGGTCTGTATGTAAATAGCAATTAAAAAATCTTCAGACCACGCAATGTTCTAAGATGACCAGTGAAGTATTTCCTCTTTTGAGCAATCAAAAACAAGTAATTTACAAATATTATATTAAAAAGCAGACTCCAAAATGGAAACTtagtgcaacaaaagtgaatccATCTATTATCACTGACATACACTTccgttcaaaagttttagaaatgtccttattcttGAAGGAATTCCTTGGCTGAGTAATAAAACAGGTTGTTGAAGATGCTGCAGAACTCCATTAATAATGGATTCACATCCCAAGCAATTATTTGAACTGAGCTTTCCCTCCATCAGGAATTGCTGCAGCTACAATGTTTATGCCAGAAAAGGAGATGGAGTTGAGCGACACTCAGCTGAGAGTGGCATTTGATGGCGACGCTGTCCTCTTCTCAGACGAGTCAGAGATCATTGTGAAGAAACATGGCCTGGACACTTTCTTTGAGCATGAGAAGCGCTATGAGAACCAACCTCTTGCTCAGgtaaaacgtgtttttttttctatgtaccTCAGCATCATGTTATGTGATAGTAGTATAGGTTCCTCTTTTATTGCTGCTTTCaacaaataatttcaaaattgCTCTGAATTTTTGGGGTTAAGAGTTGCCTTCTCAACTGAAAGCTGCTGGTGTGCTGTTTTAGTGTGTCTTTTACCCTCTTACACAAACTCCGGGTTTAATTGTGCTGTGATGGCCAGATATCTGCTGAAGAAGCTTTTTAGCTGGCTCAGTATCAGTAGAGACTCATAAATATCACTGACTTGCATACAACTGCACCCTATTTGATTCTTCAGGTTTTACAGCAACACCTGTATGTGCTGATACCTGTACATCAGGCTCTGGGAAATGGCAGTAAATACAcgaatgttcaaaagtttggggtcacccagacaatttcatgttttccatgaaaactcacacttttgttcatgtgctaacatagttgttttctaatcatcaactagcctttcaacaccattagctaacacaatgtagcattagaacacaggagtgatggtggctggaaatgttcctctgtacctctatgtagatatttcattaaaaatcatctgtttccagctagaatagtcatttaccatattaacaatgtctaggctgtatttctgattaatttaatgttatcttcattgacaaaaactacttctttctttttctcaaaaataagaatatttctaagtgaccccaaacttttgaacggtagcctGTATTTGAATCAGTTGATATCCtttttgtgtgtgggtgtgcttATGCTGTCTGTCAGCAATCCAACTGCATACTGAAAGAATAGTTTTTCAGTCCGTAAAGAAAGAATAAttaaaagagacacactaatgcAGATGAGTAAAAGATTAGATTTATATTAGAAAACAGCTTTTCCTGCTGATGTATTCAGTTCTTTCCTGATTGATACCCAACCCTGAAGAAACACATCCTCATTAGAATGTGTTTGCAGCTTCTTTGCTCTCTGTTGTCCTAAGTTCAAACTGTTAACTTGATTCTTTTAGGGCCCCTTGAAGTGTTTCCTGGAGGCGTTGGGAAAGCTCCAGAGAAAATTCTACTCCAAGAACGAGCGTCTGAACTGCCCCATCCGAACCTTTCTGGTCACGGCCCGCAGTGCTGCAAGCTCTGGTGCTCGCGTCCTCAAGACTCTCCGCAGCTGGGGTCTGGAGATCGATGAGGCTCTCTTCCTGGCTGGGGCTCCTAAAGGGCCCCTGCTGCAGAAGATTCGACCCCACATCTTCTTTGATGACCAGATGTTCCACATTGAGGGTGCCAAGGACCTGGGAACCATAGCCGCACATGTCCCTTATGGCATTGGACAGAAATACCACAAGGGGAAACTCATCGAGCAGCCTGCAAAAAATGAATAGACAGATGATTGCTGAATATTTTCTCAACAGTTACACTAGGTGCCGTTCACTGTTTCACTTAATACTGTTTTAGACGAGAAACCTGTTGACACCTTTTATCTGTTATATCTTATGAAAAGCTTACTGTGTgaggaaaagcacattttgtcTGTTACCTTCAAGTTTATGGAATGtcttcatatttttatattctAAACCTGTTTTGTATCTTATCGGCTGAGGTTTTAGCTGTGGGTTgtatgcgcgcacacacacacacacacacacacacacacacacacacacacacacacacacaataaatggCAATAATCGCACACATGTAATGGGGGCCATTTATATTGTAAAAGGAACAATGGGTAGGTGTGGCTTCCAAGGAACACTGATGCTGTGGATGTGCACAAACAAGAAGCTTTCCTCAAACTTTTATACTGTGTTGTGGGTCGTTTACAATTTTTGCACTGTATCTGCACATCAGACAACAAACTGTAACTACACTTTTTGTATCGCACTTACTAAATGTATGCAGTTTGCAGATagcattttatatatttaaacattGTTGAGGAGTTCCATGCACTAGTTTGTAAATGCTGGCAttatttctctgtattttgCATTGTTTGTTATCATGGTGACATCATTTTTACACCATTTAACTTTCATATCTAGAAGTATACAAGTGCACTGAGCTCAAAGGATGTTTGATAAATATAGCAATGTTCTCTGGTATCCCCGTTGctggtggtggtaacaaactaCATCTACTTAGGGAATATTGTGCTTTTATAtctgctgtatttatttgagagtttaaaataaaaatttaaaaaaatcagaaagaGCAGTTGAAGTAAAGCACATTGTTGTTCCCAAACTTTATGGCTCATAACAACCACCAAAAGTCATGTCTGGCTGTGTGCTTCGGTCTTTGTTTCAGAGTATAAACTTGAATAATAGAGCTTAGTTGTTTTCCCCTTTTCTATTCCTTTGATCATCGAATGATTTTTCAGATTTATGTTGTGACCCTCTGAAGAGAGGCTGAGCCCAAACTTGGGAATCTTGAGATTAAACTGCCAAACCGTTTTAAATGTC includes the following:
- the LOC110970889 gene encoding cytosolic 5'-nucleotidase 1A-like, producing MPGTAYVITPKPQFAVSIAVSSRTVFNMVAERKIYEEEGVEKYVAFQVEHENEPFKPGPAFPFVKALMNVNSRLRELYPDSEELFDVILMTNNPAQVGVRLINSINHYDLTIERFCMTGGQSPIGYLEAYMTNLYLSKDSDKVTEAIEAGIAAATMFMPEKEMELSDTQLRVAFDGDAVLFSDESEIIVKKHGLDTFFEHEKRYENQPLAQGPLKCFLEALGKLQRKFYSKNERLNCPIRTFLVTARSAASSGARVLKTLRSWGLEIDEALFLAGAPKGPLLQKIRPHIFFDDQMFHIEGAKDLGTIAAHVPYGIGQKYHKGKLIEQPAKNE